A genome region from Dehalococcoidia bacterium includes the following:
- a CDS encoding SDR family oxidoreductase — protein MGLSKIQELLDFTGKVAIVTGGGRGIGPAIALGFADAGADVVVTSRTKAEIDKVVKDIEATGRKGLAVTADVGKATDVQKVVDATVDKFGKIDILVNNAGFFPYSLFLDITEEEWDRVQDTNIKGQFLCAQAVARQMVKQGKGGKIVNTASIEGEFPITAGRTHYHASKGAVINFTRGLAKELSQYKINVNAIAPGLTDTPGARELTGGYSLDSFGDRIPMGRLGKPEDIAWAVLFLASDAAEYIAGFTLFVDGGLLLGRGWKRIG, from the coding sequence ATGGGCCTGAGCAAGATACAGGAGTTGCTGGACTTCACCGGGAAGGTAGCCATCGTTACCGGTGGCGGCAGGGGCATTGGCCCGGCCATCGCACTGGGGTTTGCCGATGCGGGCGCCGACGTGGTGGTCACCAGCCGCACCAAGGCCGAAATAGACAAGGTAGTCAAGGACATCGAGGCAACGGGTAGGAAGGGCCTGGCGGTTACCGCCGATGTCGGCAAGGCCACTGATGTCCAGAAGGTGGTCGATGCGACCGTAGATAAGTTCGGCAAGATAGATATCCTGGTGAACAATGCCGGCTTCTTTCCGTACAGTCTTTTCCTCGATATAACCGAAGAGGAATGGGACCGGGTGCAGGATACCAACATCAAGGGACAATTTCTCTGCGCACAGGCGGTGGCCAGACAGATGGTAAAGCAGGGTAAAGGGGGGAAGATCGTCAACACCGCCTCCATCGAAGGGGAGTTCCCCATCACCGCCGGGCGCACCCACTACCATGCATCCAAGGGCGCGGTAATCAACTTCACCAGGGGCCTGGCCAAGGAGCTTTCCCAATACAAGATAAATGTCAATGCAATTGCTCCCGGATTGACCGATACCCCGGGTGCGCGGGAACTGACCGGAGGCTACAGCCTCGATTCTTTCGGTGACAGGATACCGATGGGCCGTCTGGGGAAGCCGGAGGATATTGCATGGGCAGTTCTCTTCCTGGCCTCGGATGCTGCCGAGTACATAGCAGGGTTTACGCTCTTCGTCGATGGGGGTCTACTTCTCGGCCGCGGCTGGAAGCGTATAGGGTAA
- a CDS encoding anaerobic glycerol-3-phosphate dehydrogenase subunit C, translating to MNDIPPIWVMEPSASGKRRQFSETLIGKDSQPDLKAIKSRLSEIREYSLREHGSLLEKFRDNITRCPGIQFKSAYDAEEAADYIKEVARGTENIIVNRSSLVMNELKPRLERRGFRVDEPYYSEFDCFESRIRDYWDLPNLLGKGLVMNFEVSNNSTDLCLPPGHGKTVKDCVAVLGVNAASGEDGSIFFLQHMSNISKSLEQAGQVILIIGLNKVVKDKEEADFQTRCMGIFGMEGMLLNLRPRQAEPVDIDSLPGFPVLEDRSMHIILLDNGRSRILGSSFRELLLCIGCKACIKQCPISRFMSQNGAIWSPEDYLFMFLLGENRSMDTCLHCEACRVECPLDIDIPKLMWMAQADHAAKHGRTLRDRVLGNPELLARAGSMASPVSNVVTNIEPGKTIIEEALGLDRKRRLPSFRRETFKGWFAKRDGGNGEASPGRKVAYYVGCFANHYDPGVAKALVNVLERNGFEVVVPDQKCCGMPMIASKNMSGARKNATYNIESLAAVAAEGYDIITTCPSCSLMIKREYLNLYNSDEAKLVSEHLHYVDEYLVLLHRQGALNTDLAEISESIFYHAPCHLKVQDMVGDSLELLCLIPGLSIEKVNTTCCGMAGYHGYKKAHSGLSMEIGARLFQESDLLARTGKVATSCGACKLQIEAGTGAQVIHPIVLLQEAYGIGRYAL from the coding sequence ATGAATGATATTCCACCTATATGGGTTATGGAGCCATCAGCAAGCGGGAAGAGGCGTCAGTTTTCAGAGACCCTGATAGGTAAAGATAGTCAGCCCGACTTGAAAGCTATCAAATCGCGCTTGAGTGAAATCCGCGAGTACTCTCTGCGTGAGCACGGGTCGCTCTTGGAAAAATTTAGGGATAACATAACAAGGTGTCCGGGCATACAATTTAAATCAGCATATGATGCTGAGGAGGCTGCGGACTATATCAAGGAAGTTGCTCGCGGGACAGAGAACATAATAGTAAATAGGTCGAGCCTCGTCATGAATGAGCTAAAGCCGAGATTGGAGAGGCGTGGTTTCCGTGTTGATGAGCCATACTATAGCGAGTTCGACTGTTTCGAGAGCAGGATAAGGGATTATTGGGACCTTCCGAATCTGCTAGGGAAGGGCCTCGTAATGAATTTCGAGGTCTCTAACAACTCAACAGACCTGTGTCTGCCGCCTGGCCATGGAAAAACGGTAAAGGATTGCGTCGCTGTGCTAGGCGTAAATGCAGCCTCCGGGGAAGACGGCTCCATATTCTTCCTACAGCACATGTCCAACATATCCAAGAGCCTGGAGCAAGCCGGACAGGTTATACTTATCATCGGGCTCAACAAAGTAGTGAAGGACAAAGAGGAGGCAGATTTTCAGACAAGGTGTATGGGAATATTTGGTATGGAAGGCATGCTCCTGAACCTCAGGCCAAGGCAAGCTGAGCCCGTTGATATAGATAGCCTGCCAGGTTTCCCGGTACTTGAAGACAGGTCGATGCACATCATCCTCCTCGATAACGGTAGAAGCAGAATCTTAGGGAGCAGCTTCAGAGAGCTACTTCTCTGTATTGGTTGCAAGGCATGTATTAAGCAGTGCCCCATTAGTCGCTTTATGAGCCAGAACGGCGCTATCTGGAGCCCCGAAGACTACCTGTTCATGTTCCTTTTAGGCGAGAATCGATCGATGGATACATGCCTTCACTGTGAGGCATGTCGTGTTGAATGTCCTTTAGACATTGATATCCCGAAGTTGATGTGGATGGCTCAGGCCGATCATGCTGCCAAGCATGGACGAACCCTCCGTGACCGCGTGCTTGGGAATCCCGAATTGCTTGCCAGAGCCGGGAGCATGGCCTCCCCTGTTTCCAATGTCGTCACGAACATCGAGCCGGGCAAGACGATAATCGAGGAGGCTTTAGGCCTGGACAGAAAGAGGAGACTGCCCAGCTTTCGCCGCGAGACCTTCAAGGGGTGGTTCGCAAAGAGGGATGGTGGAAACGGGGAAGCAAGCCCTGGCAGGAAGGTAGCCTATTATGTCGGGTGTTTTGCCAATCACTACGATCCTGGGGTGGCCAAGGCTTTAGTCAATGTCTTGGAGAGAAATGGATTTGAGGTTGTGGTTCCTGACCAGAAGTGCTGTGGCATGCCAATGATTGCCAGTAAAAATATGAGCGGTGCTCGCAAGAATGCAACGTATAACATCGAATCTCTGGCTGCAGTGGCGGCAGAGGGGTATGACATCATTACCACCTGCCCCAGTTGCAGCTTGATGATAAAGCGAGAATATCTGAATTTATATAACAGCGATGAGGCGAAGCTGGTCTCGGAGCACTTACATTATGTGGACGAGTACTTGGTGTTGCTGCATAGGCAGGGCGCCTTGAATACGGACCTGGCTGAGATTTCCGAATCGATATTCTACCATGCCCCCTGCCACTTGAAGGTCCAGGACATGGTGGGAGACTCCCTTGAACTGCTGTGCCTGATACCGGGGTTGTCGATAGAGAAAGTTAACACCACTTGCTGTGGGATGGCTGGATACCATGGCTATAAGAAGGCGCATTCCGGTCTATCTATGGAGATCGGCGCCAGATTGTTCCAGGAGAGCGATCTGCTGGCCCGGACAGGCAAAGTGGCAACAAGCTGCGGGGCATGTAAGTTGCAAATAGAAGCGGGTACCGGGGCTCAGGTGATACACCCTATTGTATTATTGCAGGAAGCGTA